In Streptomyces sclerotialus, one genomic interval encodes:
- a CDS encoding primary-amine oxidase has protein sequence MATAAAPAEARHPLDPLTAHEITTAREVLLASGRASETTRFPLVLLDEPDRHAVTAHRPGDPVVRRLRVTLLEPATGAAAEALVDITARALVAYRPLDPVADGQPPLLFEEFDRCDEIVKADAGWRKAMAERGITDLDLVIAAPLAAGNFGTPEETGRRMLRSLTFLRCSESDNPFAHPVGGLVADVDLTEGRVLRLVDTGAVPVPAECGRYEAQFNGPARTDLRPLEITQPDGPSFTLEDHVLRWQNWRLRLDFNAREGLVLHEIAHRDGDRYRPVLHRASLAEMAVPYAEPDPARNWVCYLDVGEYTLGRNANALRLGCDCLGEIRYVDAVVADDTGRPEVLPNAVCLHEEDHGLLWKHTNMFDGFTADSRRSRRMVLSYIATLGNYDYGFYWYLYQDGTIEFEVKSTGLVQTSATGPGTDSPYATEVAPGLQAPYHQHLFCARLDPAVDGHANTVEEVDVVPLPMGPDNPHGNAFTVRATPVTDSGEGGRLADPAAGRRWRITNPGSRNRMGRPVAYTLQPQPGPTLLAQPGSAVAARVAYATKHLWVTAGRPGRRYPDGDYPNQHPGGAGVTAWSAPGESLSDTALTLWHTFGPTHLPRLEDWPVMPVDRCGFTLRPTGFFDRNPALDLPEEGGGAGHCHA, from the coding sequence ATGGCCACAGCAGCAGCTCCCGCCGAGGCCCGGCACCCCCTCGACCCGCTGACCGCGCACGAGATCACCACGGCGCGCGAGGTGCTGCTCGCGTCCGGCCGGGCGAGCGAGACGACCCGCTTCCCCCTCGTGCTCCTCGACGAGCCGGACCGGCACGCCGTCACCGCACACCGCCCCGGCGACCCCGTCGTACGCCGGCTCCGCGTCACCCTCCTGGAGCCCGCCACCGGAGCGGCGGCCGAAGCCCTGGTGGACATCACGGCCCGCGCCCTCGTGGCGTACCGCCCGCTCGACCCGGTGGCCGACGGCCAGCCGCCGCTGCTCTTCGAGGAGTTCGACCGCTGCGACGAGATCGTCAAAGCGGACGCGGGCTGGCGCAAGGCCATGGCCGAACGCGGCATCACCGACCTGGACCTCGTCATCGCCGCCCCGCTCGCCGCAGGGAACTTCGGCACACCGGAGGAGACCGGCCGGCGCATGCTGCGCTCGCTGACCTTCCTGCGCTGCTCGGAGTCGGACAACCCGTTCGCGCACCCGGTCGGCGGCCTCGTCGCCGACGTGGACCTCACCGAAGGCCGTGTCCTCCGCCTCGTCGACACCGGAGCCGTCCCCGTACCCGCCGAATGCGGCCGCTACGAAGCGCAGTTCAACGGCCCGGCCCGCACCGACCTGAGACCCCTGGAGATCACCCAGCCCGACGGCCCCTCCTTCACCCTGGAGGACCACGTCCTGCGCTGGCAGAACTGGCGCCTGCGGCTGGACTTCAACGCCCGTGAGGGCCTGGTCCTGCACGAGATCGCCCACCGGGACGGGGACCGGTACCGGCCCGTCCTGCACCGCGCCTCGCTCGCCGAGATGGCCGTCCCGTACGCCGAGCCGGACCCGGCACGCAACTGGGTGTGCTACCTCGACGTCGGCGAGTACACCCTCGGCCGCAACGCCAACGCGCTCCGGCTGGGCTGCGACTGCCTCGGCGAGATCCGGTACGTCGACGCCGTCGTGGCCGACGACACCGGCCGCCCCGAAGTGCTGCCCAACGCCGTCTGCCTGCACGAGGAGGACCACGGCCTCCTCTGGAAGCACACCAACATGTTCGACGGCTTCACCGCCGACAGCCGCCGCTCCCGCCGCATGGTCCTCTCGTACATCGCGACCCTCGGCAACTACGACTACGGCTTCTACTGGTACCTCTACCAGGACGGCACGATCGAGTTCGAGGTGAAGTCCACCGGCCTCGTGCAGACCTCCGCCACCGGGCCCGGCACCGACTCGCCGTACGCCACCGAGGTCGCGCCCGGCCTCCAGGCCCCGTACCACCAGCACCTCTTCTGCGCCCGGCTGGACCCGGCCGTCGACGGCCACGCCAACACCGTCGAGGAGGTCGACGTCGTGCCGCTGCCCATGGGGCCGGACAACCCCCACGGCAACGCCTTCACGGTCCGCGCCACGCCGGTCACCGACTCCGGCGAGGGCGGGCGGCTCGCCGACCCGGCCGCCGGCCGCCGCTGGCGGATCACCAATCCCGGTTCCCGTAACCGCATGGGCCGGCCCGTCGCGTACACCCTCCAGCCCCAGCCCGGCCCCACCCTGCTCGCGCAGCCGGGCTCCGCGGTCGCGGCACGCGTCGCGTACGCCACGAAACACCTGTGGGTCACCGCGGGGCGGCCCGGACGGCGCTACCCGGACGGCGACTACCCCAACCAGCACCCCGGCGGCGCGGGCGTCACCGCCTGGAGCGCGCCGGGCGAATCCCTCTCGGACACCGCCCTCACCCTCTGGCACACCTTCGGCCCGACCCACCTGCCGCGCCTGGAGGACTGGCCGGTCATGCCCGTCGACCGCTGCGGCTTCACGCTGAGACCGACCGGCTTCTTCGACCGCAACCCGGCACTGGACCTGCCCGAGGAGGGCGGGGGAGCGGGACACTGCCACGCCTGA
- a CDS encoding TetR/AcrR family transcriptional regulator — MARTTGTETREKLIRAAEEIFAAQGVDGARTRDIVRLAGQGNPSAVQYHFGSRAGLLDAVMAGRLARTEAALTPLLAGLPDPALDDLVRALVTAEATQLGDVRGLRCLRISAQLSHESGIRTRTPHPTLAGTAYWQLIERIEASLAAAGLPEAIRLERTDLALTLVGAALSDRARQYLDGARPLTTESVFLTDLVTTTVALLRAPAPDAPDAPDTPDAPEQERPASRHRSAR, encoded by the coding sequence ATGGCGAGAACGACCGGGACCGAGACCCGGGAGAAGCTGATCCGCGCCGCGGAGGAGATCTTCGCGGCGCAGGGCGTCGACGGCGCCCGGACCCGCGACATCGTGCGGCTGGCCGGACAGGGCAACCCCTCCGCTGTCCAGTACCACTTCGGTTCCCGCGCGGGCCTGCTGGACGCGGTGATGGCCGGCCGGCTGGCACGCACGGAGGCGGCGCTCACGCCCCTCCTCGCCGGCCTGCCGGACCCGGCGCTGGACGACCTGGTCCGGGCGCTGGTCACGGCGGAGGCCACCCAGCTCGGCGACGTACGGGGACTGCGCTGCCTGCGGATCTCCGCGCAGCTCAGCCACGAGAGCGGCATCCGCACCCGGACGCCGCACCCCACCCTGGCCGGCACCGCGTACTGGCAGCTGATCGAGCGGATCGAGGCGTCCCTGGCCGCCGCCGGACTGCCCGAGGCGATCCGGCTGGAGCGTACGGACCTGGCGCTGACGCTGGTCGGCGCGGCGCTGTCCGACCGGGCGCGGCAGTACCTCGACGGCGCACGCCCGCTCACCACGGAGTCCGTCTTCCTCACCGACCTCGTCACGACCACGGTGGCGCTGCTGCGCGCCCCCGCCCCGGACGCCCCGGACGCCCCGGACACCCCGGACGCCCCGGAACAGGAGCGTCCCGCTTCCCGACACAGGAGTGCACGATGA
- a CDS encoding HAD family hydrolase: protein MSGTENVLIFDADDTLWENNVIFERVIEEFLDWMTGPEIGLRLGRDGVRMALDAVEAANAKVHGYGSKVFLRSLGECLAQLHGRDATAEELARIAGWAASFDGGTVELIPGVAATLAELAGRYELLLLTKGDAEEQRRKVDNSALAHHFRGVHIVAEKDVGTYRNLAREYALTPESAWMIGNSPKSDILPARAAGMNAVFIPNDHTWVLEHSELDPADGKVLRLAAFPELLRHF, encoded by the coding sequence TTGAGCGGCACGGAAAACGTTCTGATCTTCGACGCGGATGACACGCTCTGGGAGAACAACGTCATCTTCGAGCGGGTCATCGAGGAGTTCCTGGACTGGATGACCGGCCCTGAGATCGGACTGCGGCTCGGGCGGGACGGTGTGCGCATGGCTCTGGACGCCGTCGAGGCGGCCAATGCGAAGGTGCACGGGTACGGGAGCAAGGTGTTCCTGCGCAGCCTGGGCGAGTGTCTGGCGCAGCTGCACGGCCGGGACGCCACCGCGGAGGAGCTGGCCCGGATCGCCGGGTGGGCGGCGTCGTTCGACGGCGGCACCGTGGAGCTGATCCCCGGGGTGGCCGCGACCCTCGCCGAGCTGGCCGGCCGGTACGAGTTGCTGCTGCTGACCAAGGGGGACGCGGAGGAGCAGCGGCGGAAGGTGGACAACTCCGCGCTGGCGCACCACTTCCGGGGTGTGCACATCGTCGCGGAGAAGGACGTCGGTACGTACCGGAACCTGGCGCGGGAGTACGCGCTGACGCCGGAGTCGGCCTGGATGATCGGCAACTCCCCCAAGTCGGACATCCTTCCCGCGCGTGCCGCCGGGATGAACGCGGTGTTCATCCCGAACGACCACACGTGGGTGCTGGAGCACAGCGAGCTGGATCCGGCGGACGGGAAGGTGCTCCGGCTCGCCGCCTTCCCGGAGCTGCTGCGCCACTTCTGA
- a CDS encoding ABC-F family ATP-binding cassette domain-containing protein, whose amino-acid sequence MSSPHDRSGHAASIVCTGLTFAWPDGTPVLDDFQLTVGPGRTGLVGLNGAGKSTLLKLIAGELTPTAGSAKTTGDIGYLPQHLALDTTLPVDEVLGIARTRAALHAIEAGDASEAHFTAVGDDWDVEERARATLDQLGLHGIDLDRTLGEVSGGESVLLRLAALLLRRPDVLLLDEPTNNLDRRARARLYEAVERWSGVLVVVSHDRELLDLVDRIADLRAGEVHWYGGNYSAYEEALAAEQEAAERMVRVAEADVQRQRRELTDAHVKLARRVRYGNKMSANKREPKMIMNERKRQAQVSAGKHRIMHTEKLKEARERLSEAAEAVRDDDTIRVDLPHTAVPPGRGVLTLRSLTTRCGTRVNLELRGPERLALVGPNGSGKTTLVRTVTGELAPAAGEAAVHVPHRFLPQRLDVLDDRLTVAENVARFAPQATANHIRARLARFLFKGARADQPAGTLSGGERFRATLAALMLAEPAPQLLLLDEPTNNLDLASVRQLVAALDAYEGALIVVSHDARFLAEAGITRTLDLGAPPA is encoded by the coding sequence ATGTCCTCCCCGCACGACCGCTCCGGCCACGCCGCCTCCATCGTCTGCACCGGCCTGACCTTCGCCTGGCCCGACGGCACGCCCGTCCTCGACGACTTCCAGCTCACCGTCGGCCCCGGCCGCACCGGCCTCGTCGGCCTCAACGGCGCAGGGAAATCCACCCTGCTGAAGCTCATCGCCGGTGAGCTCACCCCCACCGCCGGCAGCGCGAAGACCACCGGCGACATCGGCTACCTCCCGCAGCACCTCGCCCTGGACACCACCCTTCCCGTCGACGAGGTACTGGGCATCGCCCGCACCCGGGCCGCGCTGCACGCCATCGAGGCCGGCGACGCGAGCGAGGCCCACTTCACCGCCGTCGGGGACGACTGGGACGTCGAGGAGCGCGCCCGCGCCACCCTCGACCAGCTCGGCCTGCACGGCATCGACCTGGACCGCACCCTCGGCGAGGTCTCCGGCGGCGAGTCCGTGCTGCTGCGGCTGGCCGCCCTGCTGCTGCGCCGCCCGGACGTGCTGCTGCTCGACGAGCCCACCAACAACCTCGACCGCCGGGCCCGCGCCCGGCTGTACGAGGCGGTCGAGCGCTGGTCCGGCGTGCTGGTCGTGGTCAGCCACGACCGGGAACTGCTCGACCTGGTCGACCGGATCGCCGACCTCCGGGCCGGCGAGGTCCACTGGTACGGCGGCAACTACAGCGCGTACGAAGAAGCCCTCGCCGCCGAGCAGGAGGCCGCCGAGCGCATGGTGCGGGTCGCCGAGGCCGACGTACAGCGGCAGCGGCGCGAACTGACCGACGCCCACGTCAAACTGGCCCGCCGGGTCCGCTACGGCAACAAGATGTCCGCCAACAAGCGCGAACCCAAGATGATCATGAATGAGCGCAAGCGCCAGGCCCAGGTCTCGGCCGGCAAGCACCGCATCATGCACACCGAGAAGCTCAAGGAGGCCAGGGAACGGCTCAGCGAGGCGGCCGAGGCGGTCCGTGACGACGACACCATCCGCGTCGACCTGCCGCACACCGCCGTGCCCCCGGGCCGCGGCGTACTCACCCTCCGAAGCCTCACGACCCGCTGCGGCACCCGCGTCAACCTGGAGCTGCGCGGCCCCGAACGGCTCGCGCTCGTCGGCCCGAACGGCTCCGGCAAGACGACCCTGGTCCGCACGGTCACCGGCGAGCTCGCCCCGGCGGCGGGCGAGGCGGCGGTCCACGTACCGCACCGCTTCCTGCCCCAGCGCCTGGACGTCCTCGACGACCGGCTGACCGTCGCGGAGAACGTCGCCCGCTTCGCCCCGCAGGCCACCGCCAACCACATCCGGGCCCGGCTGGCCCGCTTCCTCTTCAAGGGCGCCCGCGCCGACCAGCCGGCCGGCACCCTCTCCGGCGGCGAACGCTTCCGCGCGACCCTCGCCGCCCTCATGCTCGCCGAGCCCGCACCGCAGCTCCTGCTGCTGGACGAACCCACCAACAACCTCGACCTGGCGTCCGTGCGCCAGCTGGTCGCCGCACTCGACGCCTACGAAGGAGCCCTGATCGTGGTCAGTCACGACGCACGATTCCTGGCCGAGGCGGGCATCACCCGCACACTGGACCTCGGGGCCCCGCCCGCCTGA
- a CDS encoding NUDIX hydrolase: MTDQQPEGPGPQQPPDADEILDADEILDVVDENDQVVGQAPRGEVYARRLRHRCTFILVRDAQDRIFVHRRTARKLVFPSHYDMFVGGVVGAGESYDDAALREAEEELGVRGLPRPVPLFTFLYGTPEHSWWSAVYEVRCTLPVDPQPEEVAWHAFLTEEELTARLPEWEWVPDGLEAFRRLRDWEAAGRPAAG; this comes from the coding sequence ATGACCGATCAGCAGCCGGAAGGGCCGGGCCCGCAGCAGCCGCCCGACGCCGACGAGATCCTCGATGCCGACGAGATCCTCGATGTCGTCGACGAGAACGACCAGGTCGTGGGGCAGGCCCCGCGCGGTGAGGTGTACGCGCGCCGGCTGCGGCACCGCTGCACCTTCATCCTGGTCCGGGACGCGCAGGACCGGATCTTCGTGCACCGCCGCACCGCACGGAAGCTGGTCTTCCCCTCCCACTACGACATGTTCGTCGGCGGGGTGGTCGGCGCGGGCGAGTCCTACGACGACGCGGCGCTGCGCGAGGCGGAGGAGGAGCTCGGCGTGCGCGGACTCCCCCGCCCCGTCCCGCTGTTCACGTTCCTCTACGGGACGCCGGAGCACAGCTGGTGGTCGGCGGTCTACGAGGTGCGCTGCACACTGCCCGTCGACCCGCAGCCCGAAGAGGTCGCCTGGCACGCGTTCCTCACCGAGGAGGAGCTGACGGCCCGGCTGCCGGAGTGGGAGTGGGTGCCGGACGGCCTGGAGGCCTTCCGGCGGCTGCGCGACTGGGAGGCCGCCGGGCGGCCGGCAGCCGGATAG
- a CDS encoding cytochrome P450, whose product MTDTGTDMHTAAGPVAAIPGPKGLPLLGSMFELQQDSLGAFLRARRDHGDVVRVSAGPPGLRTVIHGVFSAEGVQQVLATESANFRKDNPFYEEVRAAFGNGLLTSQDADYLRQRRLVQPLFTKRRVDGYADAIAQEAAAVAQRWGGRESVDLIGEMSRLALRTVARILFGADVEAAVEVIHRSFPVINSYALSRAYAPLNVPREWPTPGNRRAMAAIAEVYAVCDRIIAERRAAPDGPVGDDLLTLLAQAGSDEGDSLDATEIRDQVLVFLLAGHETTATSMAFTLHLLSRHPEEQARARQEAVEVLGDRAPTAADLERLPYLTRVLKEGMRLYPAAPVVGRRAVADTEIGGYRIRAGSDVVVAPWVTHRNPDLWEDPERFDPERFTPERSAGRHRYAWFPFGGGPRACIGQHFSMLESVLALATLLRGYGLEAADDAEVPVGAGITLQAKGPARVRLRPRT is encoded by the coding sequence ATGACTGACACCGGTACCGATATGCACACCGCTGCGGGCCCCGTCGCCGCGATCCCCGGCCCCAAGGGGCTGCCGCTCCTCGGGTCGATGTTCGAGCTGCAACAGGACTCCTTGGGGGCGTTCCTGCGGGCCCGCCGCGACCACGGTGACGTGGTGCGGGTGTCGGCGGGACCGCCCGGCCTGCGCACCGTGATCCACGGCGTCTTCTCCGCGGAGGGCGTGCAGCAGGTGCTCGCCACGGAGTCGGCGAACTTCCGCAAGGACAACCCCTTCTACGAAGAGGTCCGGGCCGCCTTCGGGAACGGCCTGCTGACCAGCCAGGACGCCGACTACCTGCGGCAGCGGCGGCTGGTGCAGCCGCTCTTCACCAAGCGCAGGGTCGACGGTTACGCCGACGCGATCGCCCAGGAGGCCGCCGCGGTCGCCCAGCGCTGGGGCGGGCGGGAGAGCGTCGACCTGATCGGCGAGATGAGCCGGCTGGCCCTGCGTACGGTCGCGCGCATCCTCTTCGGCGCCGACGTGGAGGCCGCCGTCGAGGTCATCCACCGCTCCTTCCCGGTGATCAATTCCTACGCCCTGAGCCGCGCCTACGCACCGCTGAACGTGCCGCGCGAGTGGCCGACCCCCGGCAACCGCCGCGCCATGGCCGCGATCGCCGAGGTGTACGCGGTCTGCGACCGGATCATCGCCGAGCGCCGCGCGGCCCCCGACGGGCCCGTGGGTGACGACCTGCTCACCCTCCTCGCACAGGCCGGCAGCGACGAGGGCGACAGCCTCGACGCCACCGAGATCCGCGACCAGGTGCTGGTCTTCCTGCTCGCCGGCCACGAGACCACCGCGACCTCCATGGCCTTCACCCTGCACCTGCTCTCACGCCACCCGGAGGAGCAGGCGCGCGCCCGGCAGGAGGCCGTCGAGGTGCTGGGCGACCGTGCGCCCACCGCCGCCGACCTGGAGCGGCTGCCCTACCTGACGCGAGTGCTCAAGGAAGGCATGCGCCTCTACCCGGCCGCTCCGGTGGTCGGCCGCCGGGCCGTCGCGGACACCGAGATCGGCGGATACCGCATCCGGGCGGGCTCGGACGTGGTGGTCGCCCCCTGGGTCACGCACCGCAACCCGGACCTGTGGGAGGACCCGGAGCGCTTCGACCCCGAGCGGTTCACGCCGGAGCGGTCGGCCGGGCGGCACCGGTACGCCTGGTTCCCGTTCGGCGGCGGCCCGCGGGCCTGCATCGGCCAGCACTTCTCGATGCTGGAATCCGTGCTGGCGCTGGCGACACTGCTCCGCGGCTACGGGCTGGAGGCGGCGGACGACGCCGAGGTGCCGGTCGGCGCGGGCATCACGCTGCAGGCCAAGGGCCCGGCGCGGGTCCGGCTGCGGCCGCGCACGTAA
- a CDS encoding APC family permease, which translates to MPTGSTHEISTFKGQERALRADRIGTPGLLLSVLAASAPLMVVAGVMATTYQVMGIVGQPLLFVILGVVMALFSVGYAEMSRHVHNAGAFYAYIARGLGGTAGAGASFVALAAYCALQVGIYGIFGFEFAALLGTFFGVTVVWWVPAVLAVLLTGALGALKIDLNAKVLGVLLLVEVALIVVFDLAFAAQPGPQGLSLHAFDPTTLGGAGLGTALCFAVAGFLGFEQAPVYAEETSRPGTVVARVMFLAVGFSAVFFALSSWLIGVATGPDHVVATAGKEGPGLIFALAEPRLGGLFTDVLHVFFVTGIFASMLSFHNVVARYAFAMGREGLLPAPLGRTSKTSGAPALGSLLQTVVSLIVVVAFAVTDSAPTGDPTTPVLRLFTWGGNLGALGVIALMATACAAVIAFFVRRGAGRAQAGRLVAATLAGLALLVVLVYAVKDFGVLVGAGAGSPLNWLLPAVIGLAAVAGLVHGRVLRAVRPAVHARIGLGNQAFQLEKAAAAPRPATAVREEN; encoded by the coding sequence ATGCCCACCGGCAGTACGCACGAGATCAGTACCTTCAAGGGACAGGAACGCGCCCTGCGCGCCGACCGCATCGGCACCCCCGGGCTGCTGCTGTCCGTCCTGGCCGCCAGCGCCCCGCTGATGGTCGTGGCCGGCGTCATGGCGACCACGTACCAGGTCATGGGCATCGTCGGGCAGCCGCTGCTGTTCGTCATTCTCGGCGTGGTGATGGCGCTGTTCAGCGTCGGTTACGCGGAGATGAGCCGGCACGTGCACAACGCCGGTGCCTTCTACGCGTACATCGCCAGGGGGCTGGGCGGCACCGCGGGCGCCGGCGCCTCCTTCGTGGCGCTCGCCGCCTACTGCGCCCTCCAGGTCGGCATCTACGGCATCTTCGGCTTCGAGTTCGCCGCCCTGCTCGGCACGTTCTTCGGCGTCACCGTCGTGTGGTGGGTCCCCGCCGTGCTGGCCGTCCTGCTCACCGGCGCCCTCGGCGCCCTGAAGATCGACCTCAACGCCAAGGTGCTCGGTGTCCTGCTGCTCGTCGAGGTCGCGCTCATCGTCGTCTTCGACCTCGCGTTCGCCGCGCAGCCCGGCCCGCAGGGGCTGTCCCTGCACGCCTTCGACCCCACGACGCTCGGCGGCGCGGGCCTCGGCACGGCCCTGTGCTTCGCCGTCGCCGGCTTCCTCGGCTTCGAACAGGCCCCGGTGTACGCGGAGGAGACCAGCCGGCCGGGGACCGTCGTGGCCCGGGTGATGTTCCTCGCCGTCGGCTTCTCCGCGGTCTTCTTCGCCCTCAGCTCCTGGCTCATCGGCGTCGCCACCGGGCCCGACCACGTCGTGGCCACCGCCGGCAAGGAAGGCCCCGGACTGATCTTCGCGCTCGCCGAGCCCCGGCTGGGCGGCCTTTTCACCGACGTCCTGCACGTCTTCTTCGTGACCGGCATCTTCGCCTCGATGCTCAGCTTCCACAACGTCGTCGCCCGGTACGCCTTCGCCATGGGGCGCGAGGGCCTGCTGCCCGCGCCCCTGGGCCGCACCTCGAAGACCAGCGGCGCCCCCGCCCTCGGCTCGCTCCTCCAGACCGTCGTCTCGCTGATCGTCGTCGTCGCGTTCGCCGTCACCGACAGTGCGCCCACGGGCGACCCCACCACCCCCGTACTGCGGCTCTTCACCTGGGGCGGCAACCTCGGCGCCCTCGGGGTCATCGCGCTGATGGCCACCGCGTGCGCCGCCGTCATCGCCTTCTTCGTACGCCGCGGCGCCGGCCGCGCCCAGGCCGGGCGGCTCGTCGCCGCCACCCTCGCCGGGCTGGCCCTGCTGGTCGTCCTGGTCTACGCGGTCAAGGACTTCGGGGTCCTGGTCGGCGCCGGCGCCGGCTCCCCGCTCAACTGGCTGCTGCCCGCCGTCATCGGGCTCGCCGCGGTCGCGGGGCTCGTGCACGGGCGCGTGCTGCGCGCCGTCCGCCCCGCCGTGCACGCCAGGATCGGCCTGGGCAACCAGGCGTTCCAGCTGGAGAAGGCGGCCGCGGCGCCGCGCCCCGCCACCGCCGTACGGGAGGAGAACTGA
- a CDS encoding M20/M25/M40 family metallo-hydrolase: MSESKPAAGRAEPVPAVTGEDEVVDLCRDLIRIDTSNYGDHSGPGERAAAEYVAEKLAEVGLEPQILESHKGRASTVARIAGEDPSRPALLIHGHTDVVPANAADWTHHPFSGEIADGCVWGRGAVDMKDMDAMTLAVVRDRLRSGRKPPRDIVLAFLADEEAGGVYGARYLVDKHPHLFEGVTEAIGEVGGFSFTVNENLRLYLVETAQKGMHWMRLTVDGTAGHGSMTNNDNAITELCEAVGRLGRHKFPVRVTKTVRSFLDELSDALGTELDPENMDETLAKLGGIAKIIGATLQNTAAPTQLGAGYKVNVIPGQATAHVDGRFLPGLEEEFLADLDRILGPRVKREDVHADKAVETDFDGALVDAMQSALKAEDPIARAVPYMLSGGTDAKSFDDLGIRCFGFAPLKLPPELDFAGMFHGVDERVPVDGLKFGTRVLDRFIEQS, from the coding sequence GTGAGCGAGTCGAAGCCCGCAGCGGGCAGGGCGGAGCCGGTACCGGCAGTCACCGGCGAGGACGAGGTCGTCGACCTGTGCCGCGACCTGATCCGGATCGACACGAGCAACTACGGCGACCACTCGGGCCCGGGGGAACGGGCCGCCGCCGAGTACGTCGCCGAGAAGCTGGCCGAGGTCGGCCTGGAGCCACAGATCCTCGAATCCCACAAGGGACGGGCCTCCACGGTCGCCAGGATCGCGGGCGAGGACCCCTCGCGCCCCGCGCTGCTGATCCACGGCCACACCGACGTCGTACCGGCCAACGCCGCCGACTGGACGCACCACCCCTTCTCCGGCGAGATCGCCGACGGGTGCGTCTGGGGCCGCGGCGCCGTCGACATGAAGGACATGGACGCGATGACGCTGGCGGTCGTCCGCGACCGGCTGCGTTCCGGACGCAAGCCGCCGCGCGACATCGTGCTGGCGTTCCTGGCGGACGAGGAGGCGGGCGGCGTGTACGGGGCGCGCTACCTCGTCGACAAGCACCCGCACCTCTTCGAGGGCGTGACCGAGGCCATCGGTGAGGTCGGCGGCTTCTCCTTCACCGTGAACGAGAACCTGCGGCTCTACCTCGTCGAGACGGCCCAGAAGGGCATGCACTGGATGCGGCTGACCGTGGACGGCACGGCCGGGCACGGCTCCATGACCAACAACGACAACGCGATCACCGAGCTGTGCGAGGCGGTCGGACGGCTGGGCCGGCACAAGTTCCCGGTACGGGTGACCAAGACCGTACGGTCCTTCCTCGACGAGCTGTCGGACGCTCTGGGGACCGAGCTGGACCCCGAGAACATGGACGAGACGCTCGCCAAGCTCGGCGGCATCGCGAAGATCATCGGCGCGACGCTGCAGAACACCGCGGCGCCGACCCAGCTGGGCGCCGGCTACAAGGTCAACGTCATCCCCGGCCAGGCCACGGCGCACGTCGACGGCCGCTTCCTGCCCGGCCTGGAGGAGGAGTTCCTGGCGGACCTGGACCGGATCCTCGGGCCGCGGGTCAAGCGCGAGGACGTGCACGCGGACAAGGCGGTGGAGACCGACTTCGACGGCGCGCTGGTGGACGCCATGCAGTCCGCGCTGAAGGCCGAGGACCCGATCGCGCGCGCCGTGCCGTACATGCTCTCCGGCGGTACGGACGCCAAGTCCTTCGACGACCTGGGCATCCGCTGCTTCGGCTTCGCGCCGCTGAAGCTGCCGCCGGAGCTGGACTTCGCGGGCATGTTCCACGGCGTGGACGAGCGCGTCCCCGTGGACGGTCTCAAGTTCGGCACGCGGGTCCTGGACCGGTTCATCGAGCAGAGCTGA
- a CDS encoding glucose 1-dehydrogenase, whose protein sequence is MTDLSGRTVLITGGARGLGAEAAKQAVEAGAHVVLTDVLTEDGQATAAALGDRARFLPHDVTSEADWQRVADFAVAEFGGLDGLVNNAGIATGQPLETIPVEFFRKVIDVNLTGVFIGMKTVIPLMRERGAGSVVNISSAAGLMGLAMTGGYGASKWGVRGLSKVAAVELGTDRIRVNSVHPGMTYTPMTAGVGIQKGEGNYPNIPMGRVGEPHEIASAVVHLLSDAASYVTGAELAVDGGWTTGPTVKYVRGQ, encoded by the coding sequence ATGACCGATCTGTCCGGCAGGACCGTCCTCATCACGGGCGGCGCGCGCGGGCTGGGCGCCGAAGCGGCGAAGCAGGCCGTCGAAGCGGGCGCGCACGTCGTCCTCACCGACGTCCTGACGGAGGACGGGCAGGCGACCGCGGCGGCACTGGGCGACCGGGCCCGTTTCCTGCCCCACGACGTGACGTCCGAGGCGGACTGGCAGCGGGTGGCCGACTTCGCCGTCGCGGAGTTCGGCGGCCTCGACGGGCTGGTCAACAACGCGGGCATAGCCACCGGCCAGCCGCTGGAGACCATCCCGGTCGAGTTCTTCCGCAAGGTGATCGACGTCAATCTCACCGGCGTCTTCATCGGCATGAAGACCGTCATTCCGCTGATGCGGGAGCGCGGCGCGGGCTCCGTCGTCAACATCTCCTCGGCGGCCGGCCTGATGGGCCTGGCCATGACCGGCGGCTACGGCGCGTCCAAGTGGGGCGTACGCGGCCTCTCGAAGGTCGCCGCCGTGGAGCTGGGCACGGACCGCATCCGCGTCAACTCCGTGCACCCCGGCATGACCTACACCCCGATGACGGCCGGCGTCGGCATCCAGAAGGGCGAGGGCAACTACCCCAACATCCCCATGGGCCGGGTCGGCGAGCCGCACGAGATCGCGAGCGCGGTGGTCCACCTGCTCTCCGACGCGGCGTCGTACGTGACCGGCGCCGAGCTGGCGGTGGACGGCGGCTGGACCACCGGGCCGACGGTGAAGTATGTGAGGGGGCAGTGA